One part of the Sesamum indicum cultivar Zhongzhi No. 13 linkage group LG14, S_indicum_v1.0, whole genome shotgun sequence genome encodes these proteins:
- the LOC105177063 gene encoding LRR receptor-like serine/threonine-protein kinase FLS2 — translation MAFSTVLKYLDLTGVNISEATTWLQVKNNLPSLVDLHLSRCGLRLITSVDFVNFTSLRVLDLSGNNFNSFLPYWFSTTLQNMTRLRYLNLSSNNFNSTVPNWFTRFRNLEVLSIEDNLVREGMLPESLGKLCRLEEIYLSRNRFSGDIQQAFTGCISRSLPFLYLGSNKFSGQIPKNLGELSKLQERDLVDNNFSGPLPVSLGQLQELEYLVISLNLLEGSVSEAHFRNLSRLKILRANGNKLIFKPSRNWSPPFQLRGLSLRTWQLGLKFPIWIKHMRHLNYLSLARMGIVDAVPAWFWTSTSQLSNNAWHKNMLEILNLRSNSLSGEIPDCWMTWPLIRVLRLDANRLTGKMLSSILTGRIPEWINRLSNLVVFNLRLNEFQGNIPPKLCHLSSLQTLDMAGNNLSGRIPRCFNNFSMMAGKQRPTDQIYYSTEDTFGGVPDSQFLVLKGRFNEYSNILQFVLTLDLSDNSLSGSIPVEVTRIVQVQALNLSRNSLTGSIPDSIGGMVLLESLNVSRNQLSGEIP, via the exons ATGGCTTTCTCGACTGTCTTAAAGTACTTAGACTTGACAGGAGTAAACATTAGTGAAGCAACTACCTGGTTGCAAGTGAAGAACAATCTTCCTTCTCTGGTTGATCTACACTTATCCAGGTGCGGTCTAAGGCTCATCACTTCTgttgattttgttaatttcacGTCTCTTCGTGTTCTTGATCTTTCTGGCAACAATTTCAACTCCTTTCTACCTTATTGG TTTTCAACCACCTTGCAAAATATGACAAGACTCAGATATCTCAACTTGTCTTCCAATAATTTCAATTCCACCGTCCCCAACTGGTTCACCAGATTTAGAAATCTAGAGGTTTTGAGTATTGAAGACAATCTTGTTAGAG AGGGAATGTTGCCAGAATCTCTCGGCAAGCTTTGCAGGCTCgaagaaatttatttgtctAGAAACAGGTTTTCGGGAGACATACAACAGGCTTTTACAGGATGCATCTCAAGAAGCTTGCCATTCTTGTACTTAGGATCAAATAAGTTTTCTGGTCAGATACCGAAGAATCTTGGAGAACTGTCCAAATTACAAGAACGAGACCTTGTTGATAACAATTTTTCCGGGCCATTGCCTGTAAGCCTTGGACAACTTCAAGAGTTAGAATACCTGGTGATATCCCTTAATTTGTTAGAAGGATCTGTGTCTGAAGCACACTTCAGAAACCTGTCAAGATTGAAGATACTTCGGGCTAATGGAAACAAGTTGATTTTCAAACCAAGCAGAAACTGGTCTCCCCCTTTTCAACTCAGAGGCTTATCTCTGAGAACATGGCAGCTGGGGCTAAAGTTCCCCATTTGGATTAAACATATGAGACATCTGAACTATTTGAGCCTCGCAAGAATGGGAATAGTAGATGCCGTTCCAGCTTGGTTCTGGACTTCAACCTCCCAACTGAG CAACAATGCCTGGCACAAAAACATGCTGGAAATCCTGAATCTTCGCAGCAATAGTTTGTCTGGAGAAATTCCAGATTGTTGGATGACATGGCCGTTGATAAGGGTTCTAAGATTAGATGCAAATAGGCTGACAGGAAAAATGCTGAGCTCCATC TTGACAGGACGTATACCAGAATGGATAAATCGGCTTTCCAATTTGGTCGTCTTCAATCTTCGCCTAAATGAGTTTCAAGGCAATATTCCGCCTAAACTGTGCCATCTTAGTTCTCTTCAGACACTAGACATGGCAGGAAACAATCTGTCCGGAAGAATACCAAGATGCTTCAACAATTTCAGCATGATGGCAGGAAAGCAGCGTCCAACTGATCAAATATACTACTCAACAGAAGATACGTTTGGTGGAGTTCCTGATAGTCAATTTCTAGTGCTGAAAGGAAGATTTAACGAGTACAGTAACATTCTTCAGTTTGTGTTGACCTTGGATCTCTCAGACAACAGCTTATCTGGATCGATCCCTGTCGAAGTAACAAGGATTGTCCAAGTTCAGGCACTGAATCTCTCTAGAAATTCTTTAACTGGAAGCATTCCGGACAGCATTGGTGGCATGGTACTGCTCGAATCACTCAATGTTTCCAGGAATCAGCTCTCTGGTGAAATCCCATAA
- the LOC105176854 gene encoding pectinesterase inhibitor-like, producing MGSLLPGFVLLLLLSLSQAHDVIDDVCSKSENPSLCTSILRSDPQCSGAQIHKLYEIFVKKAVLSTQAALEVAKSYSSGADKAKCDVCAKSYTNAINSLNSCQHLINTNDRASITTLRTRLTTVKTDVATCDNQFGESQPFMLKAASRSCQEVISVLLAISNRM from the coding sequence ATGGGTTCACTGTTGCCAGGCTTTGTTTTACTATTATTACTCTCCCTCTCTCAAGCTCATGATGTGATAGATGATGTTTGTTCCAAGTCAGAGAATCCATCTTTGTGCACCAGTATTTTGAGATCCGACCCGCAGTGTTCTGGAGCACAAATTCATAAATTGTATGAAATCTTTGTGAAGAAAGCAGTACTCTCCACCCAAGCAGCTTTAGAGGTGGCTAAATCATATAGCAGTGGCGCAGATAAAGCAAAATGTGATGTGTGCGCCAAGTCTTATACCAATGCCATCAACAGCCTTAACAGTTGTCAGCATTTGATAAACACGAATGATAGGGCCAGCATCACTACTCTGCGTACTAGATTGACGACAGTTAAGACTGATGTTGCGACATGCGACAATCAATTTGGGGAGAGCCAGCCGTTTATGTTGAAAGCAGCCAGCCGCTCGTGCCAAGAAGTAATCTCTGTGCTTTTAGCCATTTCGAACCGTATGTGA